The Juglans microcarpa x Juglans regia isolate MS1-56 chromosome 2S, Jm3101_v1.0, whole genome shotgun sequence genome has a window encoding:
- the LOC121253550 gene encoding cyclin-dependent kinase F-1-like encodes MYIHLDARILLEPAGYAAAYNNDPQFYEQNFENLENTFKPPEDSPEIHINSSCLATCSRNDIELDGSFKSSFSYVGEDKAGGDVDKVVVSHTWPPLFPDTAHIDQLSRICSILGNLTEEVWPGCSKLAGYKKISINKVENPIGLEACLANWSHEEISLVKRLVCYDPARRATAKELLHDMYFSEVPPPP; translated from the exons ATGTACATACATTTGGAT GCGAGGATACTCCTGGAACCTGCAGGATATGCAGCTGCCTACAACAACGACCCACAATTTTACGAacaaaactttgaaaatctGGAAAATACCTTCAAGCCACCTGAAGATTCTCCtgaaatacacattaattcatCTTGTCTTGCTACATGCTCGAGAAACGACATAGAGCTGGATGGTTCTTTCAAGAGTTCATTCTCTTATGTGGGTGAAGATAAGGCCGGTGGAGATGTAGACAAGGTTGTTGTTTCACATACTTGGCCG CCCCTTTTTCCTGATACTGCTCATATTGATCAACTCAGCAGAATTTGTAGCATCTTGGGAAACTTGACTGAGGAAGTCTGGCCAGGTTGTTCTAAACTTGCTGgctacaaaaagatttcaatcAATAAGGTAGAAAATCCAATTGGCTTGGAAGCGTGCCTGGCCAACTGGTCCCATGAAGAAATCTCTCTGGTCAAAAGACTTGTCTGCTATGACCCGGCTAGGAGAGCCACGGCAAAGGAACTGCTCCATGACATGTATTTCAGTGAAGTGCCTCCTCCTCCTTAG
- the LOC121252012 gene encoding peroxiredoxin-2 → MAPISVGDALPDGTVSYFDDEDNLQSVSVHSLAAGKKVILFGVPGAFTTTCSLKHVPGFVEKAEELKSKGVEDILLISVNDPFVMKAWAKTYPENKHVKFLADGSAKYTHALGLELDLAEKGLGTRSRRFALLVDNLKVKVANIESGGEFTVSSADDILKAL, encoded by the exons ATGGCTCCTATCTCCGTCGGCGATGCGTTACCGGATGGTACGGTCTCCTACTTTGACGACGAGGACAACCTCCAATCGGTCTCCGTACACTCCCTCGCCGCTGGTAAGAAGGTCATCCTATTCGGTGTCCCCGGTGCCTTCACCACCACTTGCAG CTTGAAGCATGTGCCGGGGTTCGTTGAAAAAGCAGAAGAGCTGAAATCAAAGGGCGTTGAAGATATTCTCTTAATTAGTG TCAATGACCCCTTCGTGATGAAGGCGTGGGCCAAAACTTACCCTGAGAACAAGCATGTCAAGTTCCTTGCTGATGGCTCGGCAAAATACACTCATGCTCTTGGGCTTGAGCTTGACCTTGCAGAGAAAGGACTTGGCACTCGTTCTAGGAGGTTTGCTCTCTTGGTCGACAATCTCAAAGTGAAGGTTGCAAACATTGAATCTGGGGGTGAATTCACGGTCTCCAGTGCCGATGATATCCTCAAGGCACTTTGA
- the LOC121253665 gene encoding rac-like GTP-binding protein ARAC7, with protein MMSASKFIKCVTVGDGAVGKTCMLICYTSNKFPTDYIPTVFDNFSANVAVDGSIVNLGLWDTAGQEDYSRLRPLSYRGADIFVLAFSLISRASYENVLKKWMPELRRFAPNVPIVLVGTKLDLREESRHLADHMGSNVITSAQGEELRKQIGAAAYIECSSKTQQNVKAVFDTAIKVVLQPPRRKEIARKKRRRRSGCAIASIVCGGCAA; from the exons ATGATGAGTGCTTCAAAGTTCATTAAATGTGTCACAGTTGGAGATGGAGCTGTTGGGAAGACCTGTATGCTCATTTGTTATACCAGCAACAAGTTCCCCACT GATTATATACCCACAGTATTCGACAATTTCAGCGCCAATGTGGCTGTGGATGGGAGCATTGTCAACTTGGGACTCTGGGATACTGCAG GCCAGGAGGATTATAGCAGGTTAAGACCACTGAGTTACCGAGGTGCAGATATATTTGTCTTAGCTTTCTCATTAATCAGTAGGGCAAGCTATGAAAATGTTCTTAAGAAG TGGATGCCTGAACTTCGTCGATTTGCACCCAATGTTCCAATTGTTCTTGTTGGAACAAAGTTAG atCTTCGTGAGGAAAGTAGGCATTTAGCTGATCATATGGGTTCTAATGTCATAACATCGGCTCAG GGAGAGGAACTAAGGAAACAAATTGGCGCAGCAGCTTATATAGAATGCAGTTCTAAGACTCAACAG AATGTCAAAGCTGTATTTGATACTGCTATTAAGGTTGTTCTTCAACCTCCAAGGAGGAAGGAGATTGCAAGGAAGAAAAGGCGCAGAAGATCTGGATGTGCAATTGC GAGTATTGTCTGTGGAGGCTGTGCTGCTTAG